In Sporosarcina psychrophila, a genomic segment contains:
- a CDS encoding aspartate kinase, with translation MIIQKFGGVAMKNEEMRLNCINHIKDGLNEFGDVVVVVSAIGRYGDPYSTDSLLQLTDAFSSSAAASDLAVSCGELIAAAVISAELTRAGVPNIVLHGIKAGIMTVGEFGDATIDHIDPASIAENLKQTRCIIIPGFQGIDNNGHVMTLGRGGSDLSAIALAGALQASHVEFFKDVPGVMTHDPRKVENPRKLDLLKLDDFIPLLDCERPIIQKRAALHAKKTATPLYIRGVASTETGTWIIP, from the coding sequence ATGATCATCCAGAAATTCGGTGGAGTAGCAATGAAAAATGAAGAAATGAGATTGAATTGCATTAACCATATAAAAGATGGACTAAATGAGTTTGGCGATGTCGTTGTTGTCGTATCTGCTATTGGTCGCTACGGCGATCCTTATTCGACGGACAGCCTTCTTCAGCTTACGGATGCTTTTTCATCTTCAGCAGCCGCAAGCGACCTTGCAGTGTCCTGTGGCGAACTCATTGCTGCCGCAGTTATATCAGCCGAACTAACACGAGCAGGTGTCCCCAACATTGTCCTGCATGGCATTAAGGCTGGTATAATGACTGTTGGAGAATTTGGAGATGCTACGATTGACCACATCGACCCTGCGTCCATTGCTGAAAACCTTAAACAAACCCGTTGTATTATTATTCCAGGCTTTCAAGGGATCGATAACAACGGGCATGTCATGACACTTGGGAGAGGTGGCAGCGACTTGTCTGCAATCGCGCTTGCAGGAGCACTCCAAGCGTCCCATGTAGAGTTTTTTAAAGATGTACCTGGCGTTATGACTCATGATCCGCGCAAAGTGGAGAACCCCCGTAAACTGGACCTGCTGAAGTTGGACGATTTTATACCACTTCTAGATTGTGAAAGGCCAATCATTCAAAAACGGGCTGCATTACATGCAAAAAAAACGGCGACACCTCTTTATATAAGAGGTGTCGCCAGTACGGAGACAGGAACTTGGATTATTCCTTGA
- a CDS encoding YugN family protein, with amino-acid sequence MYIEDTGIENIVTDLSILDEIMLKHDLVRAGQWDYERATFDKKYMIKEGTFYLRVFSYTTDGDVDTRQATMILKKPVVGKHYYPHGVEYGEGEHFPESLVKDCVATLKAVSEALQPYNLKK; translated from the coding sequence ATGTATATTGAAGATACAGGCATTGAAAATATTGTTACTGACTTATCAATACTTGATGAAATCATGTTAAAACACGACCTTGTCCGCGCAGGTCAATGGGACTACGAACGCGCAACATTTGATAAGAAATATATGATCAAAGAAGGCACGTTTTATTTGCGCGTATTCAGTTATACAACTGATGGCGATGTTGATACACGCCAAGCGACTATGATCCTTAAAAAACCAGTTGTCGGCAAGCATTACTATCCACATGGCGTTGAATACGGCGAAGGTGAACATTTCCCTGAAAGCCTTGTCAAAGACTGTGTTGCAACACTAAAAGCAGTAAGCGAAGCACTCCAGCCTTATAATCTTAAAAAATAA
- the ctaD gene encoding cytochrome c oxidase subunit I, producing the protein MSSVAQKRGFGATLWDWLTTVDHKKIGILYLLGGGFFFIVGGIEAMIIRLQLLTPNNDLVSAGIFNQIITMHGTTMIFLAAMPILIGFMNAIMPLQIGARDVAFPFLNSLGFWMFFFGGVFLNVSWFFGQVPDAGWTSYASLAMASEGHGVDFYAIGLQIAGGGTLLGGINFLVTIINMRAPGMTYMRMPLFTWTTFVASAMILFAFPPLTVGLFLLTFERMFGANFFDPVMGGNTIIWEHIFWIFGHPEVYILILPAFGIFSEIFTIFSRKRLFGYSAMVFATVLIGFLGFMVWAHHMFTVGLGPTANAIFSVATMAIAIPTGVKIFNWLLTIWGGSIKVTTPMLWALSFIPTFVMGGVTGVMLGTAPLDYQLHDTYFVVAHFHYVIVGGTVFGILAGTHLYWPKMFGTMLNETLGKVTFWFFFLGFHLTFLIQHWLGFWGMPRRVFTYMNGQGWNSANLISSVGALLMAIGITIMVYNIIVTSIKNVRVANDPWGDGRTLEWAIESPPPFYNFAQTPLVRGLDTVYIEKMEGNLSGITPAEPVQDIHMPNGSFIPFMLSLGLFIAGFGAMFRTEESWGMAVLVIGLIWTFASMAMRSLKDDLGFYVKKEDILRDMKRKGGQK; encoded by the coding sequence TTGAGTTCAGTTGCTCAAAAAAGAGGTTTTGGCGCAACGCTATGGGATTGGCTTACAACAGTTGACCATAAGAAGATCGGTATCCTTTATCTCCTAGGTGGAGGATTCTTCTTCATAGTCGGCGGTATAGAAGCAATGATCATTCGTTTGCAACTTTTAACGCCAAACAACGATCTCGTCAGTGCGGGAATATTTAACCAAATTATTACGATGCACGGAACGACGATGATCTTCTTGGCGGCCATGCCTATATTAATTGGATTTATGAACGCCATTATGCCACTCCAAATTGGAGCGCGTGATGTAGCATTCCCATTTCTTAACTCACTAGGTTTTTGGATGTTCTTCTTCGGTGGAGTATTCCTAAACGTATCATGGTTCTTTGGTCAAGTTCCTGATGCAGGTTGGACATCTTACGCATCGCTTGCAATGGCATCTGAAGGACATGGTGTTGATTTTTATGCAATAGGACTTCAAATAGCCGGTGGTGGTACGTTATTAGGGGGGATTAACTTCCTTGTAACGATTATCAATATGCGTGCACCAGGGATGACGTATATGCGTATGCCATTATTCACATGGACTACGTTCGTTGCGTCAGCTATGATTCTGTTCGCATTCCCACCACTTACAGTAGGACTTTTCCTTCTGACATTTGAAAGAATGTTTGGTGCTAACTTCTTCGATCCTGTGATGGGTGGTAATACCATTATATGGGAGCATATATTCTGGATATTTGGTCACCCTGAAGTATATATTCTGATTTTACCGGCATTCGGTATTTTCTCGGAGATCTTTACAATTTTCTCTCGAAAAAGACTATTTGGTTATTCAGCGATGGTATTTGCTACCGTCCTTATTGGATTCCTAGGCTTCATGGTTTGGGCTCACCATATGTTTACAGTTGGTCTTGGGCCAACAGCAAACGCGATCTTCTCTGTAGCGACAATGGCTATTGCCATACCTACTGGGGTTAAGATATTTAACTGGTTGCTAACCATATGGGGCGGAAGTATTAAAGTAACAACACCAATGCTTTGGGCGCTGAGCTTCATCCCAACGTTTGTTATGGGTGGAGTTACGGGTGTTATGCTAGGTACTGCACCACTTGATTACCAATTGCATGACACATACTTTGTTGTTGCTCACTTCCACTATGTAATCGTTGGTGGTACTGTATTCGGTATACTTGCGGGTACTCATCTATATTGGCCGAAGATGTTCGGTACAATGCTAAATGAAACACTTGGTAAAGTAACATTTTGGTTCTTCTTCCTCGGTTTCCATTTAACATTCCTAATTCAACACTGGTTAGGTTTCTGGGGAATGCCGCGTCGTGTATTTACATACATGAATGGTCAAGGTTGGAACTCAGCAAACTTAATTAGTTCTGTAGGTGCACTATTAATGGCTATTGGGATTACGATTATGGTTTATAACATTATCGTAACTTCAATTAAAAACGTACGTGTAGCAAATGACCCTTGGGGTGACGGGCGTACGCTAGAATGGGCGATTGAATCTCCACCGCCATTCTATAACTTTGCGCAGACTCCACTTGTACGTGGTCTTGATACAGTGTACATCGAAAAAATGGAAGGTAATCTGTCGGGAATTACTCCGGCTGAACCTGTTCAAGATATCCATATGCCGAACGGTTCTTTCATTCCATTCATGTTAAGTTTAGGTCTGTTCATTGCAGGATTTGGAGCAATGTTCCGTACTGAGGAATCATGGGGAATGGCAGTTCTAGTAATTGGTCTTATATGGACTTTCGCTTCTATGGCAATGCGTTCATTGAAAGACGATCTTGGCTTCTATGTTAAGAAAGAAGACATCTTAAGAGATATGAAACGTAAAGGGGGACAAAAATAA
- a CDS encoding cytochrome C oxidase subunit IV family protein — protein sequence MSDVQVYKKSPAEFNLGQRRARKSMRGQIMMFSLMIFLTIMSFSMVMAYQADVAGFSKYLIIPTLLLFAAVQVGLQLYYFMHMNEKGHGIPQMFMYTGAIFGFIVVLTFVAIVWW from the coding sequence ATGTCTGACGTTCAAGTTTATAAAAAGTCACCAGCTGAATTTAACTTAGGTCAAAGACGCGCACGTAAGTCAATGCGCGGTCAGATTATGATGTTCTCGCTTATGATTTTCTTAACGATTATGTCATTTTCAATGGTTATGGCTTATCAAGCTGACGTAGCTGGATTTTCTAAGTATTTGATTATCCCAACGCTTCTGCTTTTTGCAGCTGTGCAAGTTGGCTTACAGTTGTATTACTTCATGCACATGAATGAAAAAGGACATGGTATTCCACAAATGTTCATGTATACGGGAGCCATTTTTGGATTCATTGTTGTGTTAACGTTTGTAGCAATTGTTTGGTGGTAA
- a CDS encoding COX15/CtaA family protein — MKSNRYLKWFAVASTIGMLLILLGGALVTKTDSGMGCGRHWPGCNGQLIPDEITAEVLIEFSHRLVTGSVGILIVILAVWSWKSIGHIRETKFLAIAAVFFLILQALIGAAQVLWGQGDFILALHFGISLLSFASVLLLTLLIFEVDRKFDADKLQIGKRLKWHTIGVSVYSYFVVYTGALVRHTESGLACLDWPLCQNAAFALPRNMFEWVQMGHRTAAAFIFVWLLIIMIHALRHYKNQRVIYWGWSIAFILVALQATTGMLVVLTRLNLYIALLHSLFITLLFGLLTYMILLVSRSKLSK; from the coding sequence TTGAAATCTAATAGATATTTAAAATGGTTCGCAGTCGCATCGACAATAGGCATGCTTTTAATCTTACTTGGAGGGGCGCTTGTTACAAAAACCGATAGCGGCATGGGCTGCGGCAGACATTGGCCAGGATGTAACGGGCAACTTATTCCCGATGAGATTACCGCAGAAGTACTTATTGAATTTTCACATCGGCTGGTAACTGGGTCTGTGGGAATCTTGATTGTCATATTAGCTGTCTGGTCATGGAAATCAATCGGACATATAAGGGAAACAAAATTCTTAGCAATCGCGGCCGTATTCTTCCTTATATTACAGGCATTGATTGGTGCCGCTCAAGTATTATGGGGTCAAGGTGATTTCATACTCGCGCTTCATTTTGGTATTTCTCTTTTAAGCTTTGCATCAGTCCTTCTATTAACCCTTCTCATATTTGAAGTGGATCGAAAGTTTGATGCAGATAAGTTACAAATAGGTAAACGGTTGAAATGGCATACAATAGGCGTATCCGTTTACTCTTACTTTGTAGTTTATACTGGAGCACTCGTCCGTCATACAGAGTCTGGTCTTGCCTGCCTGGACTGGCCACTATGCCAGAACGCGGCATTCGCCCTTCCGCGTAACATGTTCGAGTGGGTTCAGATGGGTCACCGTACTGCCGCGGCATTTATTTTCGTCTGGTTATTAATCATCATGATCCATGCACTTCGTCATTACAAAAATCAACGCGTCATCTATTGGGGCTGGAGTATCGCATTTATACTTGTCGCACTCCAAGCAACAACAGGAATGTTGGTTGTTTTGACTAGACTAAACCTTTATATTGCTTTGCTTCATTCATTATTCATCACGTTGTTATTCGGTTTGTTAACGTACATGATTCTACTTGTATCAAGAAGTAAACTATCAAAATGA
- a CDS encoding cytochrome c oxidase subunit 3, translating to MDLNKKFTPETWPDHPEKATLEAKNKFVGFWLFLGGETILFATLFATYLALKNKGPSGFEFSTQGLFELPLVFVMTLLLLTSSLTSVYAMYHLKNYDFKKMQLWLVITAFLGLGFLALEVYEFVHYIHLGFTFDNSAFSSAFYTLVGTHGFHVAIGLVWLTLLIFRNSKRGLNLYNAPKYYTFSLYWHFIDVVWVFIFTVVYLMGVIG from the coding sequence ATGGATTTGAATAAAAAATTCACCCCTGAGACGTGGCCTGATCATCCGGAAAAAGCAACGTTAGAGGCAAAGAATAAATTTGTTGGATTCTGGCTGTTCCTTGGCGGAGAGACAATCTTGTTCGCAACGCTTTTTGCGACCTATCTTGCTTTAAAGAACAAAGGACCAAGTGGATTTGAATTTTCGACACAAGGGCTTTTTGAATTACCGCTTGTCTTCGTCATGACGTTGCTTTTATTAACTTCATCTTTGACGAGTGTATACGCGATGTATCATTTGAAAAACTACGATTTCAAGAAAATGCAGCTATGGCTTGTCATTACTGCATTCCTTGGGCTTGGTTTCCTTGCGCTCGAAGTGTATGAGTTTGTACACTATATACATTTAGGCTTTACATTTGATAACAGTGCATTTAGTTCTGCATTCTATACGCTTGTTGGTACGCACGGTTTCCACGTAGCGATCGGACTTGTCTGGCTTACGCTACTCATCTTCCGTAACTCCAAGCGCGGATTGAACTTGTATAACGCGCCTAAGTACTATACATTCTCGTTATACTGGCACTTTATCGATGTTGTTTGGGTATTCATCTTCACTGTAGTCTACTTGATGGGAGTGATAGGTTAA
- the cyoE gene encoding heme o synthase, which produces MSNGHTISTPVESNVVTVSLYKDFLALIKIGIVNSNMITTFTGLFLAFQFTGKNFLHNIDLLVYALLGSGLIIAGSAALNNLIDRDIDPVMTRTKSRPTVTGRFKAPAVLTLALTFIVVGEVLLFSASIAAGLWGLAGIFSYVVLYSMWSKRRHVANTVVGSVSGAIPPLIGWAAVEPALGAGALALFLIMFVWQPPHFYALAMRRTDEYRAANIPMLPVVKGFARTKKSMLVWVLFLFPLPFLLTELGVGFLVLASALNIGWLYLALKGFKAKDDIKWATGMFIYSLNYMTILFVAMIIFSIFI; this is translated from the coding sequence TTGTCAAACGGTCATACAATTTCCACACCTGTCGAATCGAATGTAGTGACGGTGTCTCTTTATAAGGACTTCCTTGCGCTCATTAAAATCGGCATTGTTAATTCGAACATGATCACAACTTTTACGGGACTATTTCTTGCTTTTCAGTTCACTGGTAAAAACTTTCTACATAATATAGATTTGCTTGTCTATGCTCTTCTCGGATCGGGATTGATAATTGCTGGATCTGCGGCACTGAACAACTTGATTGATCGTGATATTGATCCAGTCATGACGAGAACAAAGTCCAGACCAACAGTTACCGGGCGATTCAAGGCACCGGCTGTTTTGACACTTGCGCTGACTTTCATCGTAGTAGGCGAAGTGCTATTGTTTTCTGCTTCTATAGCAGCTGGTCTTTGGGGACTTGCAGGTATCTTCAGTTATGTTGTACTCTATTCGATGTGGTCGAAACGTAGGCACGTAGCTAATACAGTAGTTGGAAGTGTTTCAGGAGCAATTCCGCCTTTAATCGGATGGGCTGCGGTTGAACCAGCACTTGGTGCAGGTGCCTTAGCGTTATTCCTGATTATGTTTGTTTGGCAACCGCCGCATTTTTATGCGCTGGCGATGCGTCGGACAGACGAATACCGTGCAGCAAATATTCCAATGCTACCTGTTGTAAAAGGTTTTGCAAGAACGAAGAAATCGATGTTGGTATGGGTACTGTTTTTATTTCCATTGCCGTTTCTACTTACTGAGCTAGGGGTAGGCTTCTTAGTACTTGCGAGCGCATTGAATATAGGGTGGCTGTATTTAGCACTTAAAGGATTTAAAGCGAAAGATGATATTAAATGGGCAACGGGTATGTTCATCTATTCATTGAATTACATGACAATCCTTTTTGTGGCCATGATTATCTTCTCGATATTCATCTAA
- the ctaG gene encoding cytochrome c oxidase assembly factor CtaG, with protein MPLSIFGFRALWSPWFLLIIILGMALYLLLTTKMRHRFQDTYPVTRKQIILFMSGMVILYVVKGSPVDLLGHILFSIHMVQMAVLLLVVAPLIMMGIPNWMWKKVFDIGILDRIITFFTKPILSLLVFCGMFSVYHIPLILDNVKLSAPLHTIFTITLFVAAVFFWWPIINTLKGQPKLHGLKKIGYIILSAILITPACSLIIFVDVPVYETYKSGESWLRAMALCVPASTLSGLAGLGISGPELFTNMPTLVDQQLGGIIMKVFQEIIYVGVLGSIFIKWHREEQDNAEEITANALLERQKMTLYR; from the coding sequence ATGCCTTTAAGTATATTTGGATTCCGAGCTTTGTGGAGTCCGTGGTTCTTACTAATTATCATACTTGGTATGGCCTTATATTTATTATTGACGACTAAAATGCGTCATCGATTTCAGGATACGTATCCCGTTACAAGAAAACAAATAATCTTATTCATGTCCGGGATGGTTATACTTTATGTTGTCAAAGGTTCACCTGTAGATTTACTTGGACATATCTTATTTTCAATTCACATGGTTCAAATGGCGGTTCTATTGCTTGTGGTTGCTCCATTAATCATGATGGGGATTCCTAACTGGATGTGGAAAAAAGTTTTTGATATTGGGATTCTTGACCGCATAATAACTTTCTTTACTAAACCGATTCTCAGTCTATTGGTATTCTGTGGTATGTTTTCCGTTTACCATATTCCACTTATTTTAGATAATGTGAAATTAAGTGCTCCATTGCACACAATTTTTACTATCACGTTATTTGTTGCGGCGGTGTTTTTCTGGTGGCCAATCATTAATACGCTGAAGGGACAGCCGAAGCTTCATGGCTTGAAAAAAATAGGTTATATTATTTTAAGTGCAATATTGATCACACCTGCATGTTCCCTTATCATTTTCGTAGATGTACCTGTTTATGAAACATATAAATCTGGCGAATCTTGGTTACGGGCAATGGCGCTTTGTGTGCCCGCAAGTACACTTTCAGGATTAGCGGGCTTAGGCATTTCAGGTCCTGAATTATTTACCAATATGCCTACATTAGTTGATCAGCAACTTGGTGGAATTATTATGAAAGTGTTCCAAGAAATCATTTATGTTGGTGTCCTAGGTAGTATTTTTATTAAATGGCATAGAGAAGAGCAGGACAATGCAGAAGAAATTACTGCCAACGCGTTATTGGAACGTCAAAAAATGACGTTATATAGATAA
- the coxB gene encoding cytochrome c oxidase subunit II, whose translation MMKGLKKWRLFSLLAALTVFLAGCGQEGLSTLLPAGQVGKDQFKLLMLSSGIMLLVILVVVIIYVVAIVRFRRSKLGEDFVPKEVEGSHTLELVWTIIPVLLVLLLAVPTVYYTYKLSDVSAMNEVNEDGESENLVVDVTAKLYWWEFEYPNLGIVTAQELVVPTGEKVYFNLLAADVKHSFWIPAIGGKLDTNVENVNKFYLTFDKESKDVQDGVFYGKCAELCGPSHALMDFKVKSLPRAEFDKWVTAMQATGEETTDVAAAGQGEELFQQSCIMCHATSAVGEGGAVGPNLASFGDRNRVAGFKDHDQENLVEWISDTQKQKPGNLMPSFGKQLSDEEINSIAEYLMGLSVEK comes from the coding sequence ATGATGAAAGGACTCAAAAAGTGGCGTCTTTTTTCTTTATTAGCAGCTCTTACCGTGTTTCTAGCGGGATGTGGTCAGGAAGGGCTATCCACACTTCTTCCGGCTGGTCAAGTCGGGAAAGATCAATTCAAATTGCTGATGTTATCATCAGGAATCATGTTACTGGTTATTCTAGTAGTAGTGATTATTTATGTAGTTGCAATTGTTCGTTTCAGACGCTCGAAACTGGGTGAGGACTTTGTTCCTAAAGAAGTTGAAGGAAGCCATACATTAGAACTTGTATGGACGATTATTCCTGTTCTCCTTGTTTTACTTCTAGCGGTCCCTACAGTTTATTACACATATAAACTAAGCGATGTCAGTGCGATGAATGAAGTCAATGAGGATGGCGAGTCAGAAAATCTGGTCGTAGATGTTACGGCTAAGTTATACTGGTGGGAATTTGAATATCCTAATCTCGGAATTGTTACAGCGCAAGAACTTGTTGTACCAACTGGAGAAAAAGTATATTTCAACCTCCTTGCGGCAGATGTTAAGCACTCCTTCTGGATTCCGGCAATCGGAGGAAAACTCGATACAAACGTTGAAAACGTAAACAAATTTTATTTAACGTTTGATAAAGAATCGAAAGACGTGCAAGACGGAGTGTTTTACGGGAAGTGTGCGGAGCTTTGTGGTCCATCACACGCACTTATGGATTTCAAAGTAAAATCATTACCGCGTGCTGAATTCGACAAATGGGTTACAGCAATGCAAGCAACTGGTGAAGAAACAACAGATGTTGCTGCAGCTGGTCAAGGTGAAGAATTATTCCAACAAAGCTGTATTATGTGTCATGCGACATCTGCAGTCGGTGAAGGCGGAGCGGTTGGACCAAACCTAGCGTCATTTGGTGACCGTAATCGTGTTGCTGGCTTTAAGGATCATGATCAAGAAAATTTGGTTGAGTGGATTTCAGACACTCAGAAACAAAAGCCAGGAAACTTGATGCCGTCATTCGGTAAACAACTTTCTGACGAGGAAATAAATTCAATTGCTGAGTACCTCATGGGACTTTCAGTAGAAAAATAA
- a CDS encoding DUF420 domain-containing protein: MNLPFLPTISTFFIVLSAVLVAIGWNLIRKRKIEAHKKTMLAAAVSAILFLIIYVSRTILVGNTSFGGPENLKIYYTIFLIFHIILATTGAVFGVVTINAGLKNNLVRHRKLGPITSVIWFFTAITGVAVYLLLYVFYKGGEVTSMFKAILGF, from the coding sequence ATGAATCTGCCCTTTCTACCTACAATAAGTACGTTTTTTATTGTTTTATCAGCAGTGCTAGTTGCAATAGGATGGAACTTAATTCGTAAAAGGAAAATTGAAGCGCATAAGAAAACGATGCTGGCAGCCGCGGTATCAGCAATTCTTTTTTTAATCATTTACGTTTCGAGAACTATATTGGTTGGTAATACGTCATTTGGCGGTCCGGAGAATTTGAAAATCTATTATACGATTTTCCTTATTTTCCACATAATACTTGCGACAACAGGAGCAGTATTTGGTGTGGTGACGATTAATGCAGGATTGAAGAATAATTTGGTCAGACATCGGAAGCTTGGTCCAATCACGAGTGTTATTTGGTTCTTCACAGCAATAACAGGTGTTGCTGTTTATTTACTTCTTTATGTTTTTTATAAGGGTGGGGAAGTAACGTCAATGTTTAAAGCAATTCTTGGTTTTTAA
- the ytvI gene encoding sporulation integral membrane protein YtvI gives MAKWLTTRNISIILIIIFITITFIFIIPISIPIIFALLTALLIDPIVRLTEKKFKWSRKTSVISVFIFILVILALFFYYAVTQLVGKIIHFTKVAPDYFNSLSGVWIDAQSKLFQFTSGMPKDVVTAIQKEFKNIFESIQESILGLLSYDKIMALMTEVPNFLVNLSVYIIVLFLFMLELPELKKMLFRHLTTSTAEKARFIIAKLNSAFFGFMKAQFIVSFIILGVAFVGLFLITPKYALIMSLTIWIIDLIPILGSVIVLAPWSLYQFISGDIATGTKLAILAAILLIIRSTIEPKVMGSQIGLSPLPTLIAMFLGLKLFGFLGLFIGPLAVILFTTAREAGIFKINFRI, from the coding sequence TTGGCAAAATGGCTTACAACACGAAACATTAGTATCATACTCATTATAATTTTTATTACTATAACTTTCATCTTTATCATTCCGATATCAATACCAATCATTTTTGCACTTCTTACGGCTTTACTGATTGACCCAATCGTTAGACTTACCGAAAAAAAGTTTAAATGGAGTCGAAAAACGTCGGTCATTTCAGTGTTCATTTTTATCCTAGTTATTTTAGCTTTGTTCTTCTATTATGCAGTCACTCAGTTAGTGGGTAAAATCATACATTTCACAAAGGTAGCACCTGACTATTTCAATTCGCTATCCGGCGTCTGGATTGATGCGCAAAGCAAATTATTCCAATTTACATCTGGAATGCCAAAAGATGTTGTCACTGCAATACAGAAAGAATTCAAAAACATATTCGAATCTATTCAAGAATCAATTCTGGGTTTACTCAGTTACGATAAGATTATGGCTCTAATGACTGAAGTTCCAAATTTCCTTGTCAACTTGAGTGTTTATATCATCGTACTTTTCTTATTTATGCTCGAATTACCTGAATTAAAGAAAATGTTATTTAGACACTTGACTACTTCTACGGCAGAAAAAGCACGGTTCATAATCGCTAAACTAAATTCTGCTTTTTTCGGTTTTATGAAAGCACAGTTTATTGTCAGTTTTATTATTCTTGGAGTTGCTTTTGTCGGACTGTTTTTAATTACACCTAAATATGCACTCATCATGTCCCTCACAATTTGGATTATCGATCTAATCCCCATCCTCGGATCAGTTATTGTCCTTGCGCCCTGGTCACTTTATCAGTTCATCAGCGGCGATATCGCAACAGGAACGAAACTTGCGATTTTGGCAGCAATCTTACTCATCATACGAAGTACAATCGAACCTAAAGTGATGGGATCTCAAATCGGCTTATCACCGCTCCCCACACTAATCGCTATGTTTCTTGGACTTAAGCTATTCGGCTTCCTCGGATTATTTATTGGACCATTAGCAGTCATCCTCTTTACAACAGCCCGTGAAGCCGGAATCTTCAAAATCAATTTCAGGATTTAA
- a CDS encoding CAP domain-containing protein, with amino-acid sequence MKALWKIIILLIIVLLIFYIMDDRVKENKPLESPVKHGTAIPVPGSGDGLPLPQAARPESGLSLFVGKSVDSLFEQLGKPDRIEPSDYGYDWWIYDKDQQLMVGVWEGKVNQVYTADLSSDIEPFEIGQDVKDIYRFTIVESEVAVQIGESIYTFTLNGDDVNNRLLIEYENVYAQLYIDGVDGELEAIRFIDPITLILHQPYDMAYMGEIVSADRPSSTMQMEVDRAMERQIFSLTNIYRKNHGLNELLSDYDLAVVARKHSEDMALENYFSHESPVTGNLADRLKEAEIEHRKARENIAFNYVDAIEAVHGWLNSPAHRDVLLEKEVTHLGTGAYGKYYTQVMIRELAEEKRQQ; translated from the coding sequence ATGAAAGCACTTTGGAAAATAATAATTCTACTCATCATCGTCCTATTGATATTTTATATTATGGATGATCGAGTGAAAGAAAATAAACCGCTTGAGTCGCCTGTGAAACATGGGACGGCGATCCCAGTGCCTGGAAGTGGGGATGGTTTACCGCTACCGCAAGCTGCACGGCCTGAATCGGGCCTGTCCCTGTTTGTCGGTAAGAGTGTAGACAGTCTATTTGAGCAGTTGGGTAAGCCAGATCGAATTGAACCCTCAGACTATGGTTACGATTGGTGGATATACGATAAAGATCAACAGTTAATGGTAGGCGTTTGGGAAGGGAAAGTAAATCAAGTTTATACTGCGGATTTATCCTCCGATATTGAGCCTTTTGAAATTGGGCAGGATGTGAAAGACATCTATCGATTTACGATTGTTGAGTCAGAAGTGGCTGTACAAATTGGAGAAAGTATCTATACATTTACATTGAACGGGGATGATGTGAATAATAGGCTGCTTATTGAATATGAGAATGTCTATGCGCAGCTTTATATCGACGGTGTGGATGGGGAATTGGAAGCGATACGTTTTATTGATCCAATTACACTAATTTTGCACCAGCCCTATGACATGGCTTATATGGGGGAAATCGTTAGTGCGGATCGTCCATCGTCAACAATGCAGATGGAAGTAGATCGTGCAATGGAGCGTCAAATCTTCAGTTTAACTAATATTTATCGGAAAAACCATGGATTGAATGAACTTTTGAGTGATTACGATCTTGCTGTTGTAGCACGAAAACATAGTGAGGATATGGCGCTTGAAAATTACTTTTCCCATGAATCTCCTGTGACCGGTAATCTTGCGGATAGGTTAAAAGAGGCAGAAATTGAACATCGTAAAGCACGGGAAAATATTGCTTTCAACTATGTGGATGCAATTGAGGCAGTCCATGGTTGGCTTAATTCTCCCGCGCACCGTGATGTCTTGCTTGAAAAGGAAGTCACACATCTAGGGACAGGTGCATATGGAAAATATTATACGCAGGTTATGATTCGTGAGCTTGCAGAAGAAAAAAGGCAGCAATGA